The following coding sequences are from one Clostridioides difficile ATCC 9689 = DSM 1296 window:
- a CDS encoding membrane protein, with product MKKNKIIAFFAPSIIVGVLVLGIILYPNEAIKSAREGFSIWSNVLVPSLLPFIIGANLIVDLKIVDIIGFIINPITRFVFNVSGKSALAFAISTVSGYPVGVSLASEFRSNGQISKYEAQRLVSFCSTSGPLFIIGSVGTGMFQNSNLGYLMILCHYLGTILVGLFFRNYGNENLPKTKLDLKTNIKNVINIRNSSGNGFFVLFGNAVFNGVNTLLTVGGFVIVFSVVFKILSLFNVISLIASVIYLPLSFLGVSKELCQAFVSGLFEITIGCNKVSSITSSPEILRASLASFLIGFSGLSILAQCCTFLSKTDIDLKLYILSKFAHGVLAAIFIFILYPIANSAVLVSSFADTYNVIYNNLIWFYYLSYYDTIIQIVVIIYLISAVFIAKKHMKTLSTNGKLMRYKNTFFTKKFSRKK from the coding sequence ATGAAAAAAAATAAAATTATTGCTTTTTTTGCTCCATCTATCATAGTTGGAGTTCTAGTTTTAGGGATTATCCTATACCCAAATGAAGCTATAAAATCTGCAAGAGAAGGCTTTTCTATATGGTCTAATGTTTTAGTTCCATCACTACTACCATTTATAATTGGAGCAAACTTAATTGTTGATTTAAAAATAGTGGATATTATAGGGTTTATCATCAATCCCATAACTAGATTTGTATTTAATGTTTCAGGAAAGAGCGCTTTAGCTTTTGCTATATCTACAGTATCTGGTTATCCAGTAGGAGTAAGTTTAGCTTCTGAATTTAGGAGTAATGGACAAATTTCTAAGTATGAAGCACAAAGACTTGTGTCTTTTTGTTCTACATCAGGACCTTTATTCATAATAGGTTCGGTTGGTACAGGTATGTTCCAAAATTCAAACTTAGGTTATTTAATGATTCTCTGCCATTATCTAGGAACTATATTGGTTGGTCTTTTCTTTAGAAATTATGGTAATGAAAACCTTCCAAAGACAAAATTGGATTTAAAAACAAATATAAAAAATGTAATCAACATTAGAAATTCAAGTGGGAATGGTTTTTTTGTTTTATTTGGAAATGCTGTATTTAATGGAGTAAATACATTACTTACAGTTGGTGGATTTGTAATTGTTTTTTCAGTAGTATTTAAAATACTATCTCTTTTTAATGTAATCTCATTAATAGCATCAGTTATATATTTGCCTCTTTCATTTTTAGGTGTTAGTAAAGAACTCTGTCAAGCATTTGTAAGTGGTCTATTTGAAATTACTATAGGATGCAATAAAGTATCTAGTATAACAAGTTCTCCAGAAATTTTAAGAGCATCTTTAGCTAGTTTTTTGATAGGATTTAGTGGATTATCCATCCTAGCTCAATGTTGTACATTTCTATCAAAAACGGACATAGATTTAAAATTATACATACTAAGTAAATTTGCGCATGGAGTTTTAGCTGCTATCTTTATATTTATACTTTATCCAATTGCAAACTCTGCTGTGTTGGTTTCTAGCTTTGCTGATACATACAACGTTATATATAATAATTTAATCTGGTTTTATTACCTTAGCTATTATGATACAATTATTCAAATTGTAGTAATAATTTATCTAATCTCAGCCGTATTTATTGCAAAAAAACATATGAAAACTTTATCTACAAATGGGAAACTAATGCGATATAAAAATACTTTTTTCACTAAGAAATTTTCACGAAAAAAATAA
- a CDS encoding homoserine dehydrogenase yields MKIAILGYGTVGSGLIDLIENNTSKRDIEVVGILVKNKEKHKYKKYFDKITTDIEDIFDKDIDILVEVIGGLNPAFDYVTRALNKKIHVVTANKDLLAEKGSDLIELANLNNVSIKFEASVAGGIPVLKPLIESLEGNNIKSINAILNGTCNFILSKMYDENLPYDVALKQAQELGFAEVNPDADVLGYDSARKLSILSTLSYGKIVYWKDLLLEGITSIDEKDIEYAKKLNCKIKLVARSKYESGEVSGFVRPALVDNNNMLSKIDNEFNVVILVGDSVGELSFVGKGAGRGATGSAVYADIIDIIDNRSSNIKSFSKGKLDLSGLIEDECSAVVRFGGYNNKDGILECLDKYVDSYDIIDDEELAIFVSAKSEHEIDRVLEIVKRNNYSESAKKLLKID; encoded by the coding sequence GTGAAGATAGCAATATTAGGGTATGGAACAGTAGGAAGTGGATTAATTGATTTAATAGAAAATAATACTTCAAAAAGAGATATAGAAGTTGTTGGAATTTTAGTTAAAAATAAAGAAAAACACAAGTATAAGAAGTACTTTGATAAGATAACTACTGATATAGAAGATATATTTGACAAGGATATTGATATACTAGTTGAAGTAATTGGAGGATTAAATCCAGCTTTTGATTATGTAACAAGAGCGTTAAATAAAAAAATACATGTAGTGACAGCTAATAAAGATTTACTGGCTGAAAAAGGTAGTGACCTTATAGAATTAGCTAACTTAAATAATGTTAGCATCAAGTTTGAAGCATCTGTGGCAGGTGGTATTCCAGTTTTAAAACCATTGATAGAATCACTGGAAGGCAACAATATAAAGAGCATAAACGCTATTTTAAATGGGACTTGTAATTTTATATTATCAAAGATGTATGATGAAAATTTACCGTATGATGTCGCTTTAAAACAGGCACAAGAGTTGGGATTTGCAGAAGTTAATCCAGATGCAGATGTTTTAGGATATGATAGTGCTAGAAAGTTATCTATATTGTCTACTTTATCTTATGGAAAAATAGTATATTGGAAAGATTTATTATTAGAAGGAATAACTTCAATAGATGAAAAAGATATAGAATATGCAAAAAAATTAAATTGTAAGATAAAATTGGTTGCTAGAAGTAAGTATGAATCAGGAGAAGTAAGTGGATTTGTTAGACCAGCATTAGTGGACAATAATAATATGCTTTCAAAGATAGATAATGAGTTCAACGTAGTTATTTTAGTAGGTGATTCAGTAGGTGAACTTTCTTTTGTAGGTAAGGGAGCTGGAAGAGGTGCAACAGGAAGTGCTGTTTATGCAGATATTATAGATATAATAGATAATAGAAGTTCAAATATAAAGTCTTTTTCAAAAGGGAAATTGGATTTAAGTGGACTTATAGAAGATGAGTGTAGTGCAGTAGTTAGATTTGGTGGGTATAATAATAAAGATGGAATTTTAGAATGTTTAGATAAATATGTAGATAGTTATGATATTATAGATGATGAAGAATTGGCGATTTTTGTAAGTGCAAAGTCAGAACATGAGATTGATAGAGTTTTGGAAATTGTAAAAAGAAATAATTACAGTGAATCAGCTAAAAAATTATTGAAGATAGATTAA
- the obgE gene encoding GTPase ObgE, whose amino-acid sequence MFIDKARIFVKAGNGGNGSVAFRREKYVPAGGPDGGDGGRGASIIFEVDLGLRTLMDFKYQKKYQAQNGGDGSKGKRAGKNGENLVLKVPAGTVIRDEATGLVLADLKKEGDTAIVAKGGIGGKGNQHFANAVRQAPAFAKSGTDGEERWITLELKMIADVGLLGFPNVGKSTFLSVVTKAKPKIANYHFTTLTPNLGVVQTKFGDSFVLADIPGIIEGASEGIGLGHEFLRHVERTKVLIHIVDISGLEGRDPIEDFDKINDELKLYNEKLSKRPQVVVANKFDILEDESKFEKFKSELEGRGYTVFKMSAATRQGIDEVIAYVSKMLKEVEDVELVSEEEMYRPELDIGTEEELSIDIEDGVYVVTGKALRRIMYSVNFDDMESLQYFQKAMESQGVFDRLREMGIEDGDVVKIYELEFEFYN is encoded by the coding sequence TTGTTTATAGATAAGGCAAGAATATTTGTTAAGGCTGGAAATGGTGGAAATGGTTCGGTAGCATTTAGAAGAGAAAAATACGTTCCAGCTGGTGGTCCAGACGGTGGAGATGGTGGTCGTGGAGCAAGCATCATATTTGAAGTTGATTTGGGGCTTAGAACTCTAATGGACTTTAAGTACCAGAAAAAATATCAAGCTCAAAATGGTGGCGACGGAAGCAAAGGAAAAAGAGCTGGTAAAAATGGAGAAAATTTAGTATTAAAAGTACCAGCAGGTACAGTAATAAGAGATGAGGCTACAGGTCTTGTATTAGCAGATTTAAAAAAAGAAGGAGATACAGCTATAGTTGCAAAAGGTGGTATAGGTGGTAAAGGTAACCAACACTTTGCAAATGCAGTAAGACAAGCTCCAGCTTTTGCAAAATCTGGTACAGATGGAGAAGAAAGATGGATAACTCTTGAACTTAAAATGATAGCAGATGTTGGTCTTTTAGGATTTCCAAATGTAGGTAAATCAACATTTCTATCAGTTGTAACTAAAGCTAAACCCAAAATTGCAAACTATCATTTTACAACACTTACACCAAATCTAGGTGTTGTTCAAACTAAGTTTGGAGATAGTTTTGTACTTGCAGATATACCTGGAATTATAGAGGGTGCTTCTGAAGGCATAGGATTAGGTCATGAGTTCTTAAGACATGTTGAGAGAACAAAGGTATTGATACATATTGTAGATATATCTGGATTAGAGGGAAGAGACCCTATTGAAGATTTTGACAAGATAAATGATGAGCTTAAATTGTACAATGAAAAGCTTTCAAAGAGACCACAAGTTGTAGTTGCAAATAAATTTGATATATTAGAAGATGAGAGTAAGTTTGAGAAGTTTAAGAGTGAATTAGAAGGCAGAGGATATACAGTATTTAAAATGTCAGCAGCAACTCGTCAAGGCATAGATGAAGTAATAGCCTATGTTTCTAAAATGCTAAAAGAAGTAGAAGATGTGGAGCTAGTTTCAGAAGAAGAAATGTATAGACCAGAACTTGATATTGGTACTGAAGAAGAGTTAAGTATAGATATTGAAGATGGTGTGTATGTAGTTACAGGTAAAGCACTTAGAAGAATAATGTATTCTGTAAATTTTGATGATATGGAATCCCTTCAATATTTCCAAAAAGCTATGGAGAGTCAAGGTGTTTTTGATAGACTTAGAGAAATGGGAATAGAAGATGGAGATGTGGTTAAAATTTATGAATTAGAATTTGAGTTTTACAATTAA
- a CDS encoding YhbY family RNA-binding protein, which yields MLKGKQRAYLRSLANTLKPTTQIGKEGVTESFLEQLDGMLRTRELVKVTILENAGLDTKETANAVCEALRAEFVQAIGFKFTIYKRNIEEPKILFPGHEQAKAKTKNNNVTKKGKPTKRAVR from the coding sequence ATGTTAAAAGGAAAACAAAGGGCGTATTTAAGATCTTTGGCAAATACTTTAAAGCCTACTACACAAATTGGTAAAGAAGGTGTTACAGAGAGTTTCTTAGAGCAATTAGATGGTATGTTAAGAACTAGAGAATTAGTAAAAGTTACTATATTAGAAAATGCAGGTCTTGATACTAAAGAAACTGCTAATGCAGTATGTGAAGCTTTAAGAGCTGAATTTGTGCAGGCTATTGGTTTTAAATTTACTATTTACAAGAGGAATATTGAAGAGCCTAAAATACTTTTTCCAGGACATGAACAAGCGAAAGCAAAGACTAAAAATAATAATGTTACAAAAAAGGGTAAACCAACTAAAAGAGCTGTTAGATAA
- a CDS encoding tyrosine-type recombinase/integrase → MATRPIEIDEYKKIMELLHTGFTYSENGVEKRFRKNPKVALALMLEANLGLRISDILRLKIGNFKGNMLEINEKKTGKLQYRPVNKNIIESINEHARKYNLKSNDYLVNIKTKAIQKQLRIICKYLNLYNISTHSFRKLYATTQFEKSNNNLELVKELLNHSSVATTQRYIRVTQQAINEASENFFIG, encoded by the coding sequence ATGGCAACAAGACCTATAGAAATAGACGAATATAAAAAGATAATGGAACTATTACATACTGGCTTTACTTATAGTGAAAATGGCGTTGAAAAAAGATTTAGAAAAAATCCTAAAGTTGCATTGGCACTAATGTTAGAAGCTAATTTAGGTCTAAGAATATCAGATATTTTAAGATTAAAGATAGGTAATTTTAAAGGTAATATGTTGGAAATAAATGAAAAAAAGACGGGCAAATTACAGTATAGACCAGTTAATAAAAATATAATTGAGTCCATAAATGAACATGCAAGAAAGTATAATCTTAAATCAAATGACTACTTAGTAAATATAAAGACAAAGGCTATTCAAAAACAGTTGAGGATAATTTGTAAATACTTAAATCTGTATAATATAAGTACACATAGCTTTAGAAAGCTCTATGCTACTACTCAATTTGAAAAGAGTAACAATAATTTAGAGTTGGTTAAAGAACTTTTAAATCACAGCTCTGTAGCCACTACACAGCGATATATAAGGGTAACTCAGCAAGCTATTAATGAAGCTAGTGAAAATTTCTTTATTGGTTAA